In Takifugu flavidus isolate HTHZ2018 chromosome 1, ASM371156v2, whole genome shotgun sequence, the DNA window TCAGGGGCAGACCCAGCATGACCTCTGGAGCCCTGCAAGGTCAAATGGTGACAGGAATGAGGCTGGTTCCCCCAAAACTTAATCACTCATCTGCTGAATTTAAAACATGCTCTAGTTAGTGACCTGTAATTACACTTCTGTATGGTTGAGCCCTGTGGGACATATGACACCTCATGGGCCAGCCCAAAGTCTATTAGCTTGACTCGGAAAGGCTCTTTTTCATGATTGACCAGCATCACATTAGGCAGACTGATGTCACAGTGCATCACTCCAATGGACTTTAAGGTTTCCAGTGGAGCCGCCAGCTGTGAAGGCATGAGGTGATGGTAAGACAGGAACGATGGGTAGATTCTATTAATAATGATTAAAGGAGATAGGAACACAGTAGTAAATACCTGCTGGACAATCATGCTGATTGCCTTCAGCAGGAGATGGTGAAAAGGTCGCTGCTTGACAAAGCCATACAGACTCCTGTCCAGGTGTTCAAACACAAGGCAGTTGAATCCCCTGTCAGTAAACGTTGTGTAAAACCGCACTATGTTGCACTTGTCAACGTCCAACTTTTGCAGTTTATTAAGGGTTGTTACCTGTGGAAACAGGTTTTCATTTGATTAAACCCTGTGCatagggtgggtgggtgatggtgGGGGAGATTCCATACAGTGACTGCCACTCACCTCTCGCATCATTTGGTTTTTcaagatttgtttttattaatcatTTTGACAGCAACCAATGCCAAATGAGCCCTCTCCAAGAATGGACTGCACCAGGTAAGTGGTGGACTTAGAGTAAAGCAGGTTTCCAGGAACCAAGTGGCTTCCTCCTGTGGGTTGAGCAGATGGTATGTTCGACATATCTGTGAGGAGAGCAGCATAGGGATGTTAGCCACATTATTAAGATTGGCAGAAACAAATGCAGCCAGGTTCTGCTTAATAGCAGCTTTAATATTTATCATATGTTCATGTATTGATGTCATGCATacaccaaaaaaacaaagagaataGGAACAAGCTTGTGTGCATTAAATGAAGGGGCTGATTACAGGGTGTCCTTTTGTAAATTATCAAGAGGATCTCACTACCAAGACGTTAAACCAACCTCAAGCTTGCATTAGCCCCAGATCACAAATACGTTCAATGAATATGATTATAGTCTGAATTTCCAATAATGCTGTTGGTGATAACTAAGTATAGAAAGTATCTTTGATTTGATGATGAAAGGCATAACTTAGAAGAGAAAGTAGCTTTAATGTTTATTTGatctctttttttcatgttaTAAAGAGAATAGGAATTATATTGTAACCTTTTAGAAGATTGTGTACCAGCTGCTGTCCCTTTGTGTTGATATCTGTATATAAAATAACTCCAAATGCTATGAAcggatttaaatggaattttcaGGAATTGTTGATAATTGGCCAAAGAACATATTTTAGTGATCTTCCAGATTCTGGTGGGACTTTGACCTTCCAAAGATCAATGCCAATGGGCTTTGATCAAAGGTAAACCTACACTATACATTATTATATATAGAGACTTGTGACATCACAGAGTTGCTCTAAATCAAATGCAATAAACTCAATTATGGTGCATAgctgactttcaaaataaaagccatgGCAGCTCCTTTACTGAATAaatttgtctgttttattttgaagtacAAACAAGTGCAGCTCACATTTAAAGTTCCCATGAGATGATGTATTTGGAGGCTTTCGAATAGGCCTTCGTGATCTCTGAATACTCCGTCTGAGGTCTCGACCCAAATTTACCCATGGTGCAGAATTATTGCCACTGCAAGCCAGTTCCACAATAAGTTTTTCTTGTGACGTGCAAATTACTTGTCTGCAGCTTTTAATGCGAATAAGGAGAGAGGCGGTGTGCAGGGTGGTGTATGGAGGTGTGGTCTTGTGCAAAAACtccgggggtgggtgggggttcTGCAGGGAGGTGGCCAGCCTATGCAAATCACTTCTGTAAAGACAAGACTGAGCAGCCTGttttatcatcattattttttATATCATTTCTCCCGAATGATATAATCGGCCATTTCGTGTGTGTCGCTAAACACTCACCATGTCAGTATTGTTTATTTGCCGCTTTCTACTAAGAGATGAACGAACAGCGGTTGCGCGCAATTtaataagcaaaaaaaaaaaacaaggaggCGGGATCAACCTGCTGGTCGTAAAAATTGAGCGCTGTAATTGGTCAGTGAGGGGAATTTAGACGAAGGGGGAAGAATCCACCAATCATATTGAGGTCCGAAATTCGTAGCTGCGGTGATTGGCTGATCCCATCAAAATGCTGTCAAAATCTTTGCGGACGATCCCGGCGTTCCGGATTGAAGatggggggagagaaaaaaggagaaaaagaggaaaaaagtggaaaagaagAGATAAAGGGGGCTTTAGTGCCCATATTTATATATTCCTGGCTGTCTGATGAgaaatatgtatttttaatctttgttttatttctttggaCGGCCACGGGAGGGATTTAAACCGGTGACCTTGGAAACATCAGCATActgttaaaaaaacacttttgattGTCAAGGAGTTTTATTTACCTccagaaaatgggaaaatagaaatacttttgtaaaaaaaaattaaccaaTATATATTAACAGAACAGTTATTGTATAAAAATATTCAACTATTTAcaacaggggtggggaacctccggcctccgggccgtatacggcctacgagaccatttctaccggcccgcaacgcaataagatttttatattttatatgtgcacttatacagcgGGAccattcgctaaactccgcgagctgcgagtagcagcggtagcgtatttttgcctttcgtatcctgaaatttctttcgtaacaagatgaaatatttcccgttttctgagataaaacagacagttatgttatgtccgagtcaaggtcagggtcagtgaacacagcatgtgatgtacgtagtgggctggactgattgacacggacgaaaaatgcttagcgaaaaacgctaaactcgacgagttgaaaggacagatgagtttggataaaattaatgctcttcgccggagtttggaggctcaacaagcagctttcacatgaccatgtaccgacagagagaatattacgcgtgcaagttttgtggtgagtgaattaatagccacgaagctgaaacctcacgccgaaggagagttcgtgaacgtgcctcgtagccgccgctgaggcgctcgcgccggaccaagtaaaattgtttcaaagcgtgaattttttttgtgaataactattgaactaagacatatattgttatgattccagtggctaacggtatgtttttatggtcaaggaatctaaatatgtagtcaaagtatatgtggactaatatttatggtggaaatcacaatatgccaggaattgttgcgcttggcggaggtctgcgctctccgagtgctttctagttgttattattgtctttatctttctttcttttcatttattttcttgattatcttgtattgcagtttttgtgagtagaggcctcgaacaggcccttacgggtctcttgcctcaactctgcacctctttttattgttttgtatgatcatgaaaacatattttacttgtaattttattctatttatttggtgattttatatgcatgtgtgctaaataaataattcaaactcaaatgcagcaatcatgagacttagtaacacagtggttgtagactttttttttttgcatccctaggtatgtgttcataatagtatggccctcggaggactttataaaaattgaaatggccctcgatatgaaaagggttccccacccctgatttaCAACAAATTATTTCCAAATGACTATTTACAAattgttttgacttttttttttcccagttcttCCAGCCACTGCTCCTTTGACAAGTGTTCTGTACTGGGACAGAACACTTTGCCCCGGTACTGGCTGTGGCCGGTTTCAGCGTTACGGAACTCCCCACATCTTTTGCATTTATTTCCGCTGTCTGTACGCTTATACGGCCTCTTTGATGGAAGAATGATGGCAGAACCTGGGATGATGAGGGGACCCTGCATAAAGGTCACCGGTACAACCAATTGAAGCACCCCAGCTGGTGGCAAAAGCTGAGGTACCACAAAAGGTACTGGTGTAGGTACTGGGGCTATAGCAAAGAGCTTCCTTTTTGCTCTTTGCCATGCCTTGCCTGCCGTACTGCGAGGCAGCTGGTACTGGAGCTCCTCCCGTGCTTGCATGGGCTCCGCCGGGCGCACTCTTGCCTCCTGAAGAGGCTGTGCAGACACTGGGAGGGCTGTAGGCAGGACAGTACCCTGCAGCCTCACGGAGAGCTCCAGTCCTTTTTGCCTCCGGTTGTGCCACTGGATGAGGGTGTTCTGGTTCACCTCAACCAGTTGAATGTCTGTGTCCTGCATCACAAGCGCATTGCCAGTGACAAGCTGTCTGATTCGATGGTAGTCCCTCAGAATTAAAGACCACCTCGAATCAGTCTTCTTGCCACGTTTCAAGGGGCTCGGATGCAGGTTGCACAACCTTATGAAAATGTTCTCAACCAGCCGGCAGCAGTCAGGCCGCTGGGCAGGAACGCTACTTGCCCCCAGCGTACAGCGAGTGGTGCTCTCCACACCAGGGGTTGTTGAGGGCTTCTTAGGTGTTCTAAATCGGCCGCTCAACAGTCTGCCCTGGTGCCGTGCAGCATAAACCACCTGCTGTTTGTCATAgtcctgcaggttctgccacAGGGAGATGATGCTGTCGGTCTGCTGCCGGTTTAAAAAGAGGGCTGTCTGCTCCCGAAGCTCCACCAGGTACTCGCCAAGGCTGTCCACGTGCTGGTACCCAGGCCTGTTTTTGTCATCAACAACCTGTGCAAATGATTAAACATTTTAGATAAGAATATAAAGCCTTCACTGACACTGAACATTGACAATATGTTACGTGACTGTATAAacataatgtttttaaaaattgtacagAGCTATACTCATACATTCTAAATAGCATTCTGTCACCTACCacatcttcagctgcagctacagatgtAGTAGCTGGAGCGCTGGTATGCAGCACAGATGGGTTGGCAGCCACTGATGACCTGGGTGCTGTGGCGCTTGGAGCTACCGGTGTAGAAGGCTTGGGAGCTGTGATGGTGGGTGTCCAGGGTGCCGTGGACGAGACAACTGATGTGGCCACAGTGGCAGTAGGAGCTAGAGAGGGCTCAAGGACCTTGACTACTGTCGGATCTTCTGGGAGGTCAGAgaaaccctcctcttcctccacgctGTCCACCACATCATGCTCTTCAATAAGCTGAGCCGTCTCCTCTGAATCGGGGTGCATATCTTGCAGTGCCTGGCCAGTCTGCCTGAAGAGAAACAGCATCCTGATGAGCTCTCCTGAAATAACAATGATTCATACACCGTcagaaaaattaataaaatatttgaatatttaggGACATCACTCATGAGCTCACGTGTGCTTACTGGTGTAACGGGGggtgtcacagctccattctcccacttccctcctgtccctctgcctcagtaattttctactctccctgcctctgctccactctacctgtcagccactcccaccccatcagctcaactccactcacctgcaagcacagctgcagcttattaccaatcagccctgcttattagcctcccctgcactctcactctttgcctgattgttcttcagcatttccatgaaagactctccagcacttcttacctgcctgacctcctgttgcccAACCTTtttgcctctgacctgcctgcaccgcctgtctcctggtaaactcaccagccttctgtccctgaccacggcttctgcctcagcgtttctggttcctgtctggtcctgacttctccgcctggtcctgactttgctgcagctcatccccagtctgctctgctgcattgtcggcctcatctcctgtaagcccctctctGCCACTCCTGCGCGCTGTAAACGGAACTGTATGGTTCTGAGGGTTCACGTCCTTCCCCCTCGGTTCCGCGTTCTGGCTCAGCTCAACCCAATCCCAGAGCCTGAAACCcacagactttgtgtgggccctgagcctgaagaacagactgtttcctgtgtttccttgtctgcctgagttcctgtttgcccatgtactaataaaggtcattaccaccggtcccagctttccagagtgctgcttttgggtcccaaTTACACCCGTCACAGGGTGGGCAGAACTCCGGTGCCAACTTCCTGCCGAACAGCCTCTGATAATTGCTGTTCACACAGTGAAGCAGGTCACCAGAGTAACTGCGGAGAGCAGATGACCCAGAGGAGAGGGCTGCAGCTTTTTTCCTCTCACGCTACTGTTTATAATAATTTATACAAACTATAATGTTACTGAACCATTACTGCTAATAAAGTAATGACACTACAGCGTTGTCAGTAAAGTAAGTGTGAAATAGACTTCCACCCCCTTCCCCGTCAAAATGTCGCTCCactgtagtagcagcagtgggggtgggggagtacAGGCCACAACAACGTAATAAAGGAGTTAATACTCCACACCGCAAATATGTCACAAGCGCACACTTTAGCCGGTGGATGACTCTATTGTAGTTTTGCAAAAATCCGTCGACGTATTAGTAACTAGCGGCTAGCGAAGACTCGCGAAACACGAACATGTAACGGATCATGTAAACGTCACGTATAAAGTTGTtggtaaacaaacacaacatgacAAAATTGAAAACAACGCTAGTTCTCCCGCTAGTTCTCTTTCTATGTTGCTGCCCTATTTGCAAGGGCATATCTTTTCAAAACAAGAAGACAGACATGAATCGGACACTGTTTAGATGTTAAAATCTGCAAAGCAGACAGCTCACAGCTGGAGAATCAttcaaatggaacattttcTACTCCCGTTaagtgcttctgctgctggtggtggtggttgttgggggactcaaaataaaagtaacatGGTGAGCAACAAACATGGTGGAGCAGCCAAGGTAGAATTGGAGGTTGTTCCTCCAGAGTTTTGGAGGTGAGTAGGCTCCACCTTGCAGTAGAAACATGACGCTGTGAAAAGGCGAGGTGGATGGTCACTGTAACCAGATCAGACCTGTTACCTTCCTGTTTATACCAGCCTGCATGTGCAAAGTGTTTTGCAATAATCTGGTGTGAAGGGAGAAGTTGCCAAACAAACTGTGGGGAGAAGATCgatgaaaatgttttatatcTTCAATAATAATTGGTCTCAAAATTTTGGATTTGATAACTTAAAAAGTTCTCAAAAGTTGATAACTTTTTTTCTGTACGCCAAGAGACGTATCCCTGTGTATGTCTGATGTTAGATGTCTgcgtagattctcaatcatccaggtcataatTATCTAAGGTGGTTtgctttgtcaactggacttttttttcttctcttttgaagacgtttcgccttctatccataaggcttcttcagttctgaactcgctggggacagagcttgaaaatacagcccttgtggaccataaAGCCCTtgtgctaatgatctgggtggtcacctgagagtcgttggcagggtcgttcaacctagtttcagttggtgtgtctcccctttgtctgctggctcacatggtggtgagtcactagGTCTCCtaaaatggtgtgaacgtttggtttgttgttggaaggagtggagtactgcattgtatgtgggtaaTAGGAAGTGCCATAGCCCAGCATCTCTGTTTAATGATGGTTTTTCAGTACccatacttggctgtcctcaaaggagtgcccgctctcctttaggtgtaagtggactgctgagtcctgacctgaagaggtggcacacAGTAGTAGCCACTGGTTCTCCACGGTCTGGCTCAtgctttattgtgtttctgATCAGACATGAAAGTGGGTAGACAAATATTACAGACCAACGTTGCAATCTTCAGTTCAAAATTGCTTGAAACTTAAACAAAGAATATTCAGAATGTATTCTGGAAAGTTTTACTCTTATAATTTACCAACAGCAAACGTGCACCTTGCTCCTTCTCACGACAGCTGGCGTGAAACACAAGCCTATATGTAACTGCAATTGACATGTGCAGTACAGCAATGATCCGCCAGATGGCAACCGCACCACATTAATAAGAATATGTCAGGCTGGCGTTTCCTGGACACGCCAGGAGATGTTGCAATTACTGTTGCGGTCTCTCGGTATGTCTCGGTATGGAGTTAAAGTTTGCTGCTATATAGCATTTGTCCAACagagcatccatccatccatccatcttctaccgcttatccggggtcgggtcgcgggggcagcagcctaagaagagaagcccagacttccctctccccagctacctcttccagctcatccggagggatccccaggcgttcccaggccagtcgagagacatagtctctccaacgtgtcctgggtcttcccgggggtctcctaccggagggacatgccctgaagacctcaccagggaggcgtccaggggtcATCCTAACTAGAttcccaagccacctcatctggctcctctcaacgcggaggagcagcaggtctaCTCCGAGtacctcccggatggcagagcttctcaccctatctctaagggagagcccagccaccctacggaggaagctcatttcggcccgtgtacccgtgatcttgttctttcggtcattacccaaagctcattaCCATAGAGGAGGAGAGCTCAGAACCTGGGTTCCATGTCAGGATGGCCGAGTGGTCTAAGGCGCTGCGTTCAGGTCGCAGTCTCCTCTGGaggcgtgggttcgaatcccacttctgacatttTAGTAGCTGTTGCAAGAAAAAAAGCCTCTATGAAAATTTCACAATAATATCACGTATCCACTGGTTAATTGCTGccttttaaataattcagaaagTCGAACAGCAAGAACAAATAcatcaaatacaaataaaagaagGAAGTATACAAAGCCTGAAGTTTCATCcaagtggaaaaagaaaaacagcaaattctTTGCAATTCCTCAGTGTcaaatttcattttcactttctaTGTTGCTGCCATATTTGCAAGGGCATATCTTttcaaaacaagaaaacagagaagacaGACATGAACAGGACactgtttaaatgttaaaatctGCAAAGCAGACAGCTCACAGCTGGAGAATCAttcaaatggaacattttccaCTCCAGGTaagtgcttctgctgctgctggtggtggttgtTGGGggactcaaaataaaagtaacatGGTGAGCAACAAACATGGTGGAGCAGCCAAGGTAGAATTGGAGGTTGTTCCTCCAGAGTTTTGGAGGTGAGTAGGCTCCACCTTGCAGTAGAAACATGACGCTGCGAGAAGGCGAGGTGGATGGTCACTGTAACCAGATCAGACCTGTTACCTTCCTGTTTACACCAGCCTGCATGTGCAAAGTGTTTTGGAATAATCTGGTGTGAAGGGAGAAGTTGCCAAACAAACTGTGGGGAGAAGATcgataaaaatgttttatatctTCAATAATAATTGGTTTCAAAGTTTTGGATTTGATAACTTAAAAAGTTATCAAAAGCTGATAACTTACACTGGGCTAAACAAAAACAGTTTTGCAAAAttagctttttaaaatgaagaataCTACATGAGTTATAATAATTCATGGTGAATTTGAAAAGCTTAAATCCAGAACATTCTTGTCCAAACAAATGGAGGAAGCCAAAGCAGACTTTCTGAAAGAAATTTGGCTGGAATGAGCCTATAAAGTgcagatgataaaaaaaaaacatgagccCGTCCCATTATGAGCCAGGTTCAACAGCACTCCTTCTTAAACGGACATTGCAACAATAATTAATGAAGGtctaaatttttttttttttttaaacaaaacctAACAACCGTGTAACATCATCAAATCCCAAAACAAATGTCAGAAAACACTCCCAGAACTGTGGAAAAGCCATAATATGACTTACGACGTGGCAAACAACATCTGTGCTGCCTCAGCTTCCTCAACACCCAGAGGGTTTGATTAAGTGAACGGTAGAGCTGCTAAATGCTGTTAAATCATGTTCCAAAGTTACAGgcaagaggaggctgcagggccACCTGAAAGCACACATTTCCTTCTGGAGAGTCTCCCAGATGTGATACAAGCAAAAAAGCCATTGTGGCTTTCACACAGCAGAACTCACAGAGAGAAAGTGCTGAATATTATTTGGCCTTCAGGGTGGACAGTGTCAAAAAATTCAACTAATCCAAATCCATCCTTGCTTTCAGATGGGAAATCACTTGCAGTGAAATGAAAGCTGTGGCCAGTGCAGCTGGAAAGTTTCAAAGTTGCATTTTCTGCCCGAATAAAAGCTCCTGCGGCATCTGAATGTGCAGCGGAGCGTGTGGATTTGTCTCATGCATTTGAGGAAACAAATCAGGATGTGAAATAAACCGTGGGAAGCAAACAAAGACATTTGCAGATGTGTGCTGCGCAAATCATTCATCTGCAAAGACACAACCTGTCTCCAGAGattgagaagtaccacaacgtcCCTCTACTGTCCCCAATCGAAGGAGACATTTTTATGTATGTCTGGGACAAACCAGCACTTTTCTGCCCTCAACACTTGTCCATCAGGGGACAAAAGCTTCCAACAGAGAAAAAATTTAAACCACTTCAGCAAATAGTATTCTTTAGTTTTACTCTAAATTAATCTTAAGAGAACTTCTAATGACAGAAGTTAGAGGAATACCCTCATCAGGACTGATACTAGCTTCTACTTCTAGGTTAATGTCTacactgctgcagcagaacctaCAATTAAAACATGTTGTACAGAATGTTGGTAGTTGAACACAACCTGCCAAACCTCTCTGTCTTTGCAATTCAGTGAATCATTAGAAGAATCCACACACCTCATTGGACATACGCAGAGTCAAGGCAGGTACCAACACTAACCTGACATGGTTGAATAAATATCTTTCTGAAGAG includes these proteins:
- the LOC130531677 gene encoding uncharacterized protein LOC130531677, producing MLFLFRQTGQALQDMHPDSEETAQLIEEHDVVDSVEEEEGFSDLPEDPTVVKVLEPSLAPTATVATSVVSSTAPWTPTITAPKPSTPVAPSATAPRSSVAANPSVLHTSAPATTSVAAAEDVVVDDKNRPGYQHVDSLGEYLVELREQTALFLNRQQTDSIISLWQNLQDYDKQQVVYAARHQGRLLSGRFRTPKKPSTTPGVESTTRCTLGASSVPAQRPDCCRLVENIFIRLCNLHPSPLKRGKKTDSRWSLILRDYHRIRQLVTGNALVMQDTDIQLVEVNQNTLIQWHNRRQKGLELSVRLQGTVLPTALPVSAQPLQEARVRPAEPMQAREELQYQLPRSTAGKAWQRAKRKLFAIAPVPTPVPFVVPQLLPPAGVLQLVVPVTFMQGPLIIPGSAIILPSKRPYKRTDSGNKCKRCGEFRNAETGHSQYRGKVFCPSTEHLSKEQWLEELGKKKVKTICK